The region AGTTCGAGCATGATCGCATTATGCCGCATGACCGCTGTACCTCGCAGACGCAATACATCGGGCCCGTTGTATTGCCAGGTGTCCGACCCGATCCGTAAGGGGGAGTCAGGGCATCCAGCACGCTTCATTCGGCCCGGAGAGGGCCGCATCGGATGGACCGGCACGGCCGGGGCCGGGGACGGCGGCCCGCCGCGGGTCTATGTCCATGGGCTCGGCGCGTCATCGGCCGTCTATCACGCCCATATAGCCGCCGTCCCGGCTCTCGCGGGCCGTCGGTCGCTCTTCGTGGACCTGCCCGGCCACGGGATCAACGACCGCCCCGCCGATTTCGGCTACACGCTGGAGGACCACGCCGACGCGCCGGCCGCGACCCTCGACGCGGCCGGGATGTGGGGCGCCGAGCTCATCGGGCACAGCGTGGAGACCCTGGAACGGATCGGGCCGGTGTGGCGGGCGACGATGCGGCTCGCCGACCCGACCGCCCTGCACCGCAGCGCGTGCGCGCCGGCCACGGCACCCGGCCGACCATGCGGGCGATGCTCCTCGGCCCGGAGATCCCCCGCACATATCTCGTCGGCGGGAACGGCGAGGAGCTCACCGGGCGCGAGGAGCTGACGGCGGCCGGGGTGACGGTCCGCACCGTGCCCGGAGCGGGGCACAACGTGATGTTCGACAACGCCCCCGGCTTCGCGGCGGCGATCGCGGATCAGCCCTGACCGGACCGATCCGGCTGACCGGTCCGGTCGGCCCGTCTAGTCGATTTGGCGGACGGCGAGCGCCAGAAAGCGTGTGTCCTCGTCGGCGTACGACTCCAGGCGCCAGCCGGCGCCCGCCAGCAACGGCCGTAGCTGGGGCTCCGCCCGCAGGTCGTCGGGGGTGAGGGAGCGGCCGTGGCGGGCGGCGAGAGCGGCCCGCCCCACCGGATGGAACAGCGCGAGCCGCCCGCCGGGGCGCACCACCCGGGCCAGCTCCCGCAAGCCCGGCCCTGGCTCGGCGAGATGGGAGATCAGCCCGGCGGCGAACACCGCGTCGAGGCAGCCGTCGCGCAGCGGCAGCCGCGCCACATCGGCGAGGGCGAGGCCCGCGAAGCCGTCCCGGCCCTGGCGTACGGCGGCGTCCAGCATGGCGG is a window of Streptomyces violaceusniger Tu 4113 DNA encoding:
- a CDS encoding class I SAM-dependent methyltransferase; this encodes MPHEPSHGNSAADVRDFFTPRSADWDSRFPDDGPAYAGAVADLGPRTGDAVLDAGCGTGRALPALRAAVGPAGTVLGVDLTPAMLDAAVRQGRDGFAGLALADVARLPLRDGCLDAVFAAGLISHLAEPGPGLRELARVVRPGGRLALFHPVGRAALAARHGRSLTPDDLRAEPQLRPLLAGAGWRLESYADEDTRFLALAVRQID